A part of Halomarina litorea genomic DNA contains:
- a CDS encoding alpha-ketoacid dehydrogenase subunit beta — translation MTREITYVEAIAEALDEELARDDDVVLFGEDVEEFGGNFGETEGLYEKHGRDRVRNTPLSEIGIAGMALGAAVGGMRPVAELQFADFAATAGDEVFNQIPKQPYVSGGRLTAPLTIFAPSGAGIGAGAQHSQSVHSWLGNVPGWVVVTATTPYDAKGLFKSAIRDDNPVFFLPHKFLSEQRGEVPEEEYTLPLGEAAVEVEGEDVTVVATQLMFHRAKEAAEQVDADVEIVNPRTFAPLDTETIAASVRKTGRLVVVDETVERYGTQGHIANEVVESDFFSLDAPPKTIGVKDTPIPLSPVLEQEVLPSADRIAAGIESLF, via the coding sequence ATGACGAGAGAGATCACCTACGTAGAAGCCATCGCGGAGGCGCTCGACGAGGAACTGGCGCGCGACGACGACGTCGTCCTGTTCGGCGAGGACGTCGAGGAGTTCGGCGGTAACTTCGGCGAGACGGAGGGGCTGTACGAGAAACACGGGCGCGACCGGGTTCGGAACACGCCGCTGTCGGAGATCGGCATCGCGGGCATGGCCCTCGGCGCGGCCGTCGGTGGGATGCGCCCCGTCGCGGAACTGCAGTTCGCCGACTTCGCCGCGACGGCCGGCGACGAGGTGTTCAACCAGATTCCCAAACAGCCCTACGTGAGCGGCGGGCGGCTCACCGCCCCGCTGACCATCTTCGCACCGTCGGGCGCGGGCATCGGCGCTGGCGCACAGCACTCCCAGTCCGTTCACTCGTGGCTCGGGAACGTCCCCGGGTGGGTCGTCGTCACCGCGACGACGCCCTACGACGCGAAGGGGCTGTTCAAGAGCGCCATCCGCGACGACAACCCCGTCTTCTTCCTCCCGCACAAGTTCCTGAGCGAACAGCGCGGGGAGGTGCCCGAGGAGGAGTACACCCTCCCGCTCGGCGAGGCGGCCGTCGAGGTGGAAGGCGAGGACGTCACCGTCGTGGCGACACAGCTCATGTTCCACCGAGCGAAGGAGGCCGCCGAGCAGGTGGACGCGGACGTCGAAATCGTCAACCCGCGGACGTTCGCCCCCCTCGACACCGAGACCATCGCGGCGAGCGTCCGCAAGACCGGGCGGCTGGTCGTCGTCGACGAGACGGTCGAGCGCTACGGGACGCAGGGTCACATCGCCAACGAGGTCGTCGAGAGCGACTTCTTCAGCCTCGACGCGCCGCCGAAGACCATCGGCGTGAAAGACACCCCCATCCCGCTCAGCCCCGTCCTCGAACAGGAGGTGCTGCCGTCGGCCGACCGCATCGCGGCGGGCATCGAGTCGCTGTTCTGA
- a CDS encoding acyl-CoA synthetase, with protein MSWQDRYEFYEREWERYEDLREWFEWEVPERFNMAHYVCDRWAEDGDERVAFYAESASGERRDLTFRDLRARANRLANALSAAGVERGDRVGVCLRQRPEAAVAHVAAWKLGAVSVPLSTQFGEDALAYRLGDCRATACVVGEASVDTLRAVRPSLDALEATVTVGTAADQSAGETDWDDVRDRSPEFETEGTDAEEDALIIYTSGTTGDPKGVLHAHRTLLGHLPSFAENFLASGTEGTVFWTPVEWSWIGSLFSVVMPALYYGRPVVAREAARFDPEEAFSLLERYEVTNLATPPTALRMMMQVESPADRYDLGAMRSVGAGGEPVGESVGEWVAETFDAPLEEAYGQTEANLVVGDCAALADPRPGMMGLPVPGHDVAIVDPQTAEATVETGEVGEIAVRYEGNPVCFVEYWNEPERTAEKVRDGWLLTGDLGSMDEDGYVTFEGRTDDVILTSGYRVSPEEIEETLASHEDVVAAGVVGIPDDERGEVPKAFVVASGGRAATDLRSALMDRVKQRLAPYEYPREVEFLDELPTTSTGKVRRESLREREGAGGT; from the coding sequence ATGTCGTGGCAGGACCGGTACGAGTTCTACGAGCGGGAGTGGGAGCGCTACGAGGACCTCCGGGAGTGGTTCGAGTGGGAGGTCCCCGAGCGGTTCAACATGGCCCACTACGTCTGCGACCGGTGGGCCGAGGACGGGGACGAGCGCGTCGCGTTCTACGCCGAGTCCGCGTCGGGCGAGCGCCGCGACCTGACGTTCCGCGACCTGCGAGCGCGCGCGAACCGCCTCGCGAACGCCCTGTCGGCGGCGGGCGTAGAGCGCGGGGACAGAGTGGGCGTCTGCCTCCGCCAGCGCCCGGAGGCGGCCGTCGCCCACGTCGCGGCGTGGAAACTCGGCGCCGTCTCGGTCCCCCTCAGCACCCAGTTCGGCGAGGACGCACTCGCCTACCGCCTCGGGGACTGCAGGGCGACGGCGTGTGTCGTCGGCGAGGCGAGTGTGGACACCCTCAGAGCCGTCCGTCCCAGTCTCGACGCACTGGAGGCGACGGTTACGGTCGGGACGGCCGCCGACCAGAGCGCGGGCGAGACTGACTGGGACGACGTTCGAGACCGCTCCCCTGAGTTCGAGACAGAGGGGACGGACGCCGAGGAAGACGCGCTCATCATCTACACCTCGGGGACGACGGGCGATCCGAAGGGCGTCCTGCACGCTCACCGGACGCTGCTGGGCCACCTCCCCTCGTTCGCCGAGAACTTCCTCGCGAGCGGGACCGAGGGGACGGTGTTCTGGACTCCCGTAGAGTGGTCGTGGATCGGGTCGCTGTTCTCGGTGGTGATGCCCGCGCTCTACTACGGGCGACCCGTCGTCGCCCGCGAGGCGGCGCGCTTCGACCCAGAGGAGGCGTTCTCCCTCCTCGAGCGCTACGAGGTGACGAACCTCGCCACGCCGCCGACGGCCCTCCGGATGATGATGCAGGTGGAGTCGCCGGCCGACCGCTACGACCTCGGCGCGATGCGGTCGGTCGGCGCGGGCGGCGAACCCGTCGGCGAGAGCGTCGGCGAGTGGGTGGCGGAGACGTTCGACGCGCCCCTCGAGGAGGCTTACGGCCAGACCGAGGCGAACCTCGTCGTCGGCGACTGCGCGGCGCTGGCGGACCCGCGACCCGGGATGATGGGCCTCCCCGTGCCGGGCCACGACGTGGCCATCGTCGACCCGCAGACAGCGGAGGCGACGGTCGAGACCGGCGAGGTCGGCGAGATAGCGGTCCGCTACGAGGGGAACCCGGTCTGCTTCGTCGAGTACTGGAACGAGCCCGAGCGGACGGCCGAGAAGGTCCGCGACGGCTGGTTGCTCACCGGGGACCTCGGGTCGATGGACGAGGACGGGTACGTCACCTTCGAGGGACGAACGGACGACGTCATCCTCACGTCGGGCTACCGGGTTAGCCCCGAGGAGATAGAGGAGACGCTGGCGAGCCACGAGGACGTGGTCGCAGCCGGGGTCGTCGGGATTCCCGACGACGAACGCGGCGAGGTCCCGAAGGCGTTCGTCGTCGCGAGCGGGGGGCGGGCGGCTACCGACCTTCGGTCGGCGCTGATGGACCGCGTCAAGCAACGACTCGCCCCCTACGAGTACCCCCGCGAGGTGGAGTTCCTCGACGAACTGCCGACCACCTCGACGGGGAAGGTGCGCCGCGAGTCCCTCCGGGAGCGGGAGGGGGCGGGCGGGACCTGA
- a CDS encoding phosphotransferase family protein has protein sequence MSESDESYFDRLVDVEALESYLEAHLGSAEEFEVERHAGGHSNETLFVAWDDRELVVRRPPPGETADTAHDVIREYTVLEALQDTAVSVPTTVLACEDHDVIGSDFYVMERERGVVVRGEEPEQFADPAHRRRLGEELVDTLADVHRVDYEAVGLGEFGRPDGYVERQVDRWHRQYEWAFEVTAEEREVPVVHDLTDWLRENVPEDSPATLVHGDYKLDNVMFSAAAPPAVEAVFDWEMSTLGDPLADLGWLLSYWPDAGDRSTSVGTAGDAAYLTREGYPTREELVARYEDATGFTFEHGRFYRALAVYKLGALGEMFFRRHLQGNADDDTYPLMEERVPLLARRAKRIVEGEE, from the coding sequence ATGAGTGAATCGGACGAATCGTACTTCGACCGCCTCGTGGACGTCGAGGCGCTGGAATCGTACCTCGAAGCCCACCTCGGGTCGGCCGAGGAGTTCGAGGTGGAACGCCACGCGGGCGGTCACTCCAACGAGACGCTGTTCGTCGCGTGGGACGACCGGGAACTAGTGGTCCGTCGACCCCCGCCGGGCGAGACGGCCGACACCGCCCACGACGTGATTCGGGAGTACACCGTCCTGGAGGCGCTTCAGGACACCGCGGTCAGCGTCCCGACGACGGTGCTCGCCTGCGAGGACCACGACGTTATCGGGAGCGACTTCTACGTGATGGAGCGCGAACGCGGCGTGGTCGTCCGGGGCGAGGAACCGGAGCAGTTCGCGGACCCTGCCCACCGCCGGCGTCTCGGCGAGGAACTGGTGGACACGCTCGCGGACGTCCACCGGGTGGACTACGAGGCGGTCGGACTGGGCGAGTTCGGCCGCCCCGACGGGTACGTCGAGCGACAGGTCGACCGCTGGCACCGCCAGTACGAGTGGGCCTTCGAGGTCACCGCCGAGGAACGCGAGGTGCCCGTCGTCCACGACCTGACCGATTGGCTCCGCGAGAACGTCCCCGAGGACTCGCCCGCGACCCTCGTCCACGGCGACTACAAACTGGACAACGTCATGTTCTCGGCGGCGGCACCCCCGGCGGTCGAGGCGGTGTTCGACTGGGAGATGTCCACGCTCGGGGACCCGCTTGCGGACCTCGGGTGGCTCCTGTCGTACTGGCCCGACGCCGGCGACCGCTCCACGTCGGTGGGGACGGCGGGCGACGCCGCCTACCTGACGCGGGAGGGCTACCCCACCCGTGAGGAACTCGTCGCGCGCTACGAGGACGCCACCGGGTTCACGTTCGAGCACGGGCGGTTCTACCGCGCGCTGGCGGTGTACAAACTCGGCGCACTAGGCGAGATGTTCTTCCGCCGGCACCTGCAGGGGAACGCGGACGACGACACCTACCCGCTGATGGAAGAGCGGGTGCCCCTGCTCGCACGGCGGGCGAAGCGCATCGTCGAGGGCGAGGAGTAG
- a CDS encoding thiamine pyrophosphate-dependent dehydrogenase E1 component subunit alpha → MTRDITVDDATAKRLFEEMLRIDVFEEETKARFGEGEIPGFVHLSGGHEGSHVGMGAAMREDDWLAVGGARLIGQYIAKGVPLTEIMAELYGRVGGSNKGYGGQMHVADVDRKLYGHAATIGSGQNPAVGLALAEEMQGTDNVAVTTIGDGGTSRGSFHTALVFASYWDLPVVFVIENNEWAISTPSTSLSPDHLSDYGKPHKLPTESVDGSDVEAVYHAVSEAIDRARDGGGPTVIESRVARLVPHFEGDKQTYRDSEEYERLKAEKDPIANYRERLLDAGVLTEADVEELTAEILAEVEEAVEFARESPEPNPEAAYENVYQLPLYGQGE, encoded by the coding sequence ATGACACGAGACATCACCGTCGACGACGCGACGGCGAAGCGCCTCTTCGAGGAGATGCTCCGCATCGACGTCTTCGAGGAGGAGACGAAAGCCCGCTTCGGCGAGGGGGAGATACCCGGGTTCGTTCACCTCAGCGGGGGCCACGAGGGGTCGCACGTCGGCATGGGCGCGGCGATGCGCGAGGACGACTGGCTGGCCGTCGGCGGCGCGCGCCTCATCGGCCAGTACATCGCGAAGGGCGTCCCGCTGACCGAGATCATGGCCGAACTGTACGGTCGCGTGGGCGGGTCGAACAAGGGGTACGGCGGGCAGATGCACGTCGCCGACGTCGACCGGAAGCTGTACGGCCACGCCGCGACCATCGGGTCGGGCCAGAACCCGGCGGTCGGCCTCGCACTCGCCGAGGAGATGCAGGGGACGGACAACGTCGCCGTGACGACCATCGGCGACGGCGGGACGAGTCGGGGGTCGTTCCACACGGCACTCGTCTTCGCGTCCTACTGGGACCTCCCGGTGGTGTTCGTCATCGAGAACAACGAGTGGGCCATCTCGACGCCGTCCACGTCGCTCTCCCCCGACCACCTCTCGGACTACGGGAAGCCACACAAGCTACCGACGGAGAGCGTCGACGGGAGCGACGTGGAGGCGGTGTACCACGCCGTCTCCGAGGCCATCGACCGCGCCCGCGACGGCGGGGGACCGACGGTCATCGAGAGCCGAGTCGCCCGCCTCGTCCCGCACTTCGAGGGGGACAAGCAGACCTACCGCGACAGCGAGGAGTACGAACGGCTGAAAGCCGAGAAGGACCCCATCGCGAACTACCGGGAGCGCCTCCTCGACGCGGGGGTGTTGACCGAGGCCGACGTCGAGGAGCTGACCGCGGAGATACTCGCGGAGGTCGAGGAGGCCGTCGAGTTCGCCCGCGAGAGTCCGGAACCGAACCCGGAGGCGGCCTACGAGAACGTCTACCAGCTGCCCCTCTACGGGCAGGGTGAGTGA
- a CDS encoding hydantoinase B/oxoprolinase family protein: MNHDDTTDDAVGLETQVLWNRLQATADEMYDAAERLAYSFSIREAADASTAVMTADGHAVGLSNQSVPVLSGALSRTTRIVLEEHFPPESLEPGDTVITNDPWIGGGHLSDVVVLNPVFHDGDLVGITGSLGHTDDVGGNRGGWSTDAGQVYEEGLLIPPVKLYEAGERNGVVDDIVRGNVRIPQQALGDLEALRSGNTVGERRLVETIDDYGVGTFDRVSEEILDRSERALRERLADLPDETTEGKIEFTVGDDDIRIEVATTVDGDSLRVDFAGTSAAVDGGVNCPFGNVVTVTEYIVKCMLVPDLPNTDGFFRPIEVTAPEGSVLNCERPAATMARHITYSHAEDALIRALGEVVPESALAEMAGIQLAPFSGADESGEEFIAVGGTAGGFPPSASTDGIPGVFFPYNGQNTPIEMFERYSPLRWEETALVPDSEGAGEHRSGPAMRTTYTNPTDRPVYFSLTSGRADRDPSGFRGGSPGKRATVESSGEDVTPNGPGVLAPGETLTLISASPGGFGDPTERDPERVEADVVRGLVSEERAREVYGYERED, from the coding sequence ATGAACCACGACGACACGACCGACGACGCCGTGGGTCTCGAGACCCAGGTGCTGTGGAATCGCCTGCAGGCGACCGCAGACGAGATGTACGACGCCGCCGAGCGACTGGCCTACTCCTTCTCCATCCGGGAGGCGGCCGACGCCTCGACGGCAGTCATGACCGCCGACGGCCACGCGGTCGGCCTCTCGAATCAGTCAGTCCCGGTCCTCTCGGGGGCGCTGTCCCGCACGACGCGCATCGTCCTCGAAGAGCACTTCCCGCCGGAGTCACTGGAGCCGGGCGACACGGTCATCACGAACGACCCGTGGATCGGCGGCGGCCACCTCTCGGACGTCGTCGTTCTGAACCCCGTGTTCCACGACGGCGACCTCGTCGGCATCACGGGGAGCCTGGGCCACACCGACGACGTGGGCGGCAACCGCGGCGGGTGGTCGACCGACGCCGGGCAGGTCTACGAGGAGGGGCTGTTGATTCCCCCGGTGAAGCTCTACGAAGCCGGCGAGCGCAACGGCGTCGTCGACGACATCGTCCGGGGGAACGTCCGCATCCCCCAGCAGGCGCTCGGGGACCTCGAGGCGCTTCGCTCGGGCAACACCGTCGGGGAGCGCCGACTGGTCGAGACCATCGACGACTACGGGGTCGGGACGTTCGACCGCGTCTCCGAGGAGATCCTCGACCGCTCGGAGCGCGCGCTCCGCGAGCGACTCGCCGACCTGCCCGACGAGACCACCGAGGGGAAAATCGAGTTCACCGTCGGGGACGACGACATCCGCATCGAGGTGGCCACGACCGTCGACGGCGACTCCCTCCGCGTCGACTTCGCGGGGACCTCGGCGGCGGTCGACGGCGGCGTCAACTGCCCGTTCGGGAACGTCGTCACCGTCACCGAGTACATCGTGAAGTGCATGCTCGTCCCCGACCTGCCGAACACGGACGGCTTCTTCCGCCCCATCGAGGTGACCGCGCCCGAGGGGTCCGTGCTCAACTGCGAGCGGCCGGCGGCGACGATGGCCCGCCACATCACCTACTCGCACGCGGAGGACGCACTCATCCGCGCGCTGGGCGAGGTGGTGCCGGAGTCGGCGCTCGCCGAGATGGCAGGCATCCAGTTGGCGCCGTTCTCCGGGGCCGACGAGAGCGGCGAGGAGTTCATCGCCGTCGGGGGCACTGCGGGCGGCTTCCCGCCGAGTGCCTCCACCGACGGCATCCCCGGCGTGTTCTTCCCGTACAACGGGCAGAACACGCCAATCGAGATGTTCGAGCGCTACAGCCCGCTCCGGTGGGAGGAGACGGCGCTCGTCCCGGACAGCGAGGGGGCCGGCGAACACCGCTCCGGCCCGGCGATGCGCACCACCTACACCAACCCGACGGACCGGCCGGTGTACTTCTCGCTCACGTCCGGCCGGGCCGACCGCGACCCCTCGGGGTTCCGCGGCGGGTCGCCGGGGAAGCGGGCGACCGTCGAGTCCTCAGGGGAGGACGTCACGCCCAACGGCCCCGGTGTACTGGCGCCCGGCGAGACGCTCACGCTGATCTCCGCGTCACCGGGCGGGTTCGGCGACCCGACTGAGCGCGACCCCGAACGCGTCGAGGCCGACGTCGTGCGCGGTCTCGTCTCCGAGGAGCGCGCCCGCGAGGTGTACGGCTACGAGCGGGAGGACTGA
- a CDS encoding hydantoinase/oxoprolinase family protein: MYTLGMDIGGTFTDFTLVDRGSGTVTTDKEPTTPSNPAEGALTGARRLLGDTGVAFGDLETVIHGTTLVSNTLIEGTGATTGLLTTRGVRDVLRLRRGSRYDMFDWEMSYPDPLVPRQRRLELDERLADDGSVVEPLDENQIRERVRTLVEDHGVESVAVSLLHAYESDRHERRVADVIAEEYPDLNVSLSSRVAPVIREYERTSTVAINAYVAPVVADYLGYLRSELRAAGFEGDVYMMTSSGGVVDVATATAEPIRLVESGPAAGVLASRIFAGAHGHDDVFTFDMGGTTAKGSVVEDGAVRMKYATDVARVHRFKEGSGYDLVSPHIDLTEIGAGGGSVASVSDVGLVEVGPESAGSDPGPVCYNQGGERPTVTDASLLLGYLDPETFYGGRMDLAADRTREVFRDSLAEPLGVSVTEAAWRVFEVVNENMATAFRRYAASRGIDTRGLSMTALGGAGPSHAFRVARKLGIEEVVCPRGAGVGSAIGLIEAPRMYEASSTSQAVLSTLSAEALREQFAALREEAAGVLDRADIDPADAETSLGLDMRHVDQGHEIKVGLGDCDVADVTPDVVREAFERTYEETFNRETLEFPVEVLTYRLELSEGERDDGTARLATPDGDSGGPTTRDVYFGPDHGEVATAVHRWDDLDAGATVEGPVVVEADQTTVVADPDATVTVTDDFDLTIQL; encoded by the coding sequence ATGTACACACTTGGCATGGACATCGGTGGGACGTTCACCGACTTCACGCTCGTCGACCGGGGGTCGGGGACGGTCACCACCGACAAGGAACCGACGACGCCGTCGAACCCCGCGGAGGGGGCGCTGACCGGTGCCCGTCGCCTCCTCGGCGACACCGGGGTCGCGTTCGGGGACCTGGAGACGGTCATCCACGGGACGACGCTCGTCTCGAACACCCTCATCGAGGGAACGGGCGCGACGACGGGACTGCTCACGACCCGGGGGGTGCGAGACGTCCTCCGACTCCGCCGCGGGTCGCGCTACGACATGTTCGACTGGGAGATGTCGTACCCCGACCCGCTCGTCCCCCGCCAGCGCCGGCTGGAACTCGACGAGCGACTGGCCGACGACGGGAGCGTCGTCGAACCGCTGGACGAGAACCAAATCAGAGAGCGGGTCCGTACGCTCGTGGAAGACCACGGCGTCGAGAGCGTGGCCGTCTCGCTCCTCCACGCCTACGAGTCGGACAGACACGAGCGACGCGTCGCCGACGTAATCGCCGAGGAGTACCCCGACCTGAACGTCTCGCTGTCCTCCCGGGTCGCGCCCGTCATCAGGGAGTACGAGCGCACGTCGACGGTGGCGATCAACGCCTACGTGGCCCCGGTGGTCGCGGACTACCTCGGGTACCTCCGGTCGGAACTCCGCGCCGCGGGGTTCGAGGGTGACGTCTACATGATGACGTCCTCCGGCGGCGTCGTGGACGTCGCCACGGCGACGGCCGAACCGATTCGACTGGTCGAGTCCGGTCCCGCGGCGGGGGTCCTCGCCTCGCGCATCTTTGCCGGGGCGCACGGCCACGACGACGTGTTCACCTTCGACATGGGCGGTACGACGGCGAAGGGGTCCGTCGTCGAAGACGGCGCGGTCCGGATGAAGTACGCCACCGACGTCGCCCGCGTCCACCGGTTCAAGGAGGGCAGCGGCTACGACCTCGTCTCGCCGCACATCGACCTGACCGAGATCGGTGCGGGCGGCGGGTCGGTCGCGTCGGTCAGCGACGTCGGTCTTGTCGAGGTCGGTCCCGAGTCGGCGGGGTCCGATCCCGGCCCGGTCTGTTACAATCAGGGCGGTGAGCGCCCGACGGTGACGGACGCCTCCCTGTTGCTCGGCTACCTCGACCCGGAGACGTTCTACGGCGGGCGGATGGACCTCGCGGCCGACCGGACCCGCGAGGTCTTTCGGGACTCGCTCGCCGAGCCGCTCGGCGTCTCCGTCACCGAGGCGGCCTGGCGCGTCTTCGAGGTGGTCAACGAGAACATGGCGACCGCGTTCCGCCGCTACGCCGCCTCGCGGGGCATCGACACGCGCGGCCTCTCGATGACCGCGCTCGGCGGTGCCGGCCCGTCACACGCCTTCCGCGTCGCCCGGAAACTCGGCATCGAGGAGGTGGTCTGTCCCCGCGGGGCGGGCGTCGGCTCCGCCATCGGTCTCATCGAGGCACCGCGGATGTACGAGGCGAGTTCGACGAGTCAGGCCGTCCTCTCGACGCTCTCCGCGGAGGCGCTCCGCGAGCAGTTCGCGGCGCTGCGCGAGGAGGCCGCCGGCGTCCTCGACCGGGCGGATATCGACCCCGCCGACGCTGAGACGAGCCTCGGCCTCGACATGCGCCACGTCGACCAGGGCCACGAGATAAAAGTCGGCCTCGGCGACTGCGACGTGGCCGACGTGACGCCCGACGTGGTGCGCGAGGCGTTCGAGCGAACCTACGAGGAGACGTTCAACCGCGAGACCCTGGAGTTCCCCGTCGAGGTCCTCACCTACCGCCTCGAACTCAGCGAGGGGGAGCGGGACGACGGGACCGCCCGGCTGGCGACGCCGGACGGCGACTCGGGCGGTCCGACCACCCGCGACGTCTACTTCGGACCCGACCACGGCGAGGTGGCGACGGCCGTCCACCGATGGGACGACCTCGACGCCGGAGCGACCGTCGAGGGGCCGGTCGTCGTCGAGGCCGACCAGACCACCGTCGTCGCCGACCCCGACGCGACCGTGACCGTGACCGACGACTTCGACCTCACCATCCAGCTATGA
- a CDS encoding ABC transporter substrate-binding protein, which translates to MQTRDSSRRSVLRRIGAGVAGGGLVGLAGCTSGEDGDGGGGGGGGGGGGGGPNGSGGNGSGGGPATLRVGFLYPTSGPYSVLGEYQVGGTEVALDRIASEMDIEIENVGILDTKLDPQEGLRRARELTDKENVDLMVGVNSSAVATAVAEHAKQTKTPLVVTGAAAESVTGENCNRYTFRTIGNTYQNTKGLAEYAMENLGTTVATMGADYSWGRASVGGFVEVAEANGGEVVEQVWPKLGASDYSSQIQKLSDADADIVCVRTAGADAVKSTKQIESFGLMDETNVLVLNSVDVMKGAGEAAVGTYGAGYYFEQDTEANRQFVENYMEKQDGAVPDLWSMTAYNATLAAAQAGTEADASAGSGDSAALVSALSGMSVEGPTGESTLRECDHQATHNIAVTETVESREGWWGKKDFPTREILAVSDAGTNARPCGENGCDLSG; encoded by the coding sequence ATGCAGACACGGGACAGTTCGAGACGGTCGGTACTGCGACGAATCGGCGCGGGGGTAGCGGGTGGCGGGCTGGTCGGACTCGCCGGGTGTACGAGCGGCGAGGACGGCGACGGCGGCGGTGGAGGAGGAGGGGGCGGCGGAGGAGGAGGTGGGCCGAACGGCTCGGGCGGCAACGGGAGCGGGGGCGGGCCGGCGACGCTCCGCGTGGGCTTTCTCTACCCGACGAGCGGCCCCTACTCCGTCCTCGGCGAGTACCAGGTGGGCGGGACCGAGGTGGCACTCGACCGCATCGCCTCGGAGATGGACATCGAGATAGAGAACGTCGGCATCCTCGATACGAAACTCGACCCGCAGGAGGGACTCCGGCGGGCGCGCGAACTCACCGACAAGGAGAACGTGGACCTGATGGTCGGGGTGAACAGTTCGGCCGTGGCGACGGCGGTGGCCGAACACGCGAAACAGACGAAGACGCCGCTCGTCGTCACCGGGGCGGCGGCGGAGTCCGTCACCGGCGAGAACTGCAACCGGTACACGTTCCGCACCATCGGCAACACCTACCAGAACACGAAGGGGCTGGCGGAGTACGCGATGGAGAACCTCGGGACGACGGTCGCCACGATGGGCGCGGACTACTCGTGGGGGCGCGCCAGCGTCGGCGGCTTCGTGGAAGTCGCGGAAGCCAACGGCGGCGAGGTGGTCGAACAGGTCTGGCCCAAACTCGGCGCCAGCGACTACTCCTCCCAGATCCAGAAGCTCTCCGACGCCGACGCGGACATCGTCTGCGTCCGCACGGCCGGCGCCGACGCGGTGAAGTCGACCAAGCAGATCGAGAGCTTCGGGCTGATGGACGAGACGAACGTCCTCGTCCTCAACTCGGTGGACGTGATGAAGGGCGCGGGCGAGGCCGCCGTCGGCACGTACGGGGCCGGCTACTACTTCGAACAGGACACCGAGGCGAACCGGCAGTTCGTGGAGAACTACATGGAGAAGCAGGACGGGGCGGTGCCCGACCTGTGGTCGATGACCGCCTACAACGCGACGCTGGCGGCGGCACAGGCGGGGACGGAGGCGGACGCGTCGGCGGGGTCGGGCGACAGCGCGGCGCTCGTCTCCGCGCTCAGCGGGATGTCCGTCGAGGGCCCCACCGGCGAGTCAACGCTCCGCGAATGCGACCACCAGGCGACGCACAACATCGCCGTCACGGAGACCGTCGAGAGCCGGGAGGGCTGGTGGGGGAAGAAGGACTTCCCCACCCGCGAGATTCTCGCCGTCTCGGACGCCGGGACGAACGCCCGCCCGTGCGGCGAGAACGGGTGTGACCTCTCCGGGTGA
- a CDS encoding SDR family NAD(P)-dependent oxidoreductase produces the protein MRGLQGKTAVVTGGASGIGRATCHRLAEEGCDVVVTDVDAAGGEETVRRIEADDAVGATAEFRHLDVSEYGEFEDVLFEAADRHGGLDVLFNNAGVGEARSFRETTPDHRDDLVEVNLYGVWNGCHAALPILEEGDGGAIINTSSMAGWHPAPITTYAMTKAAVLHFTRSVAGEFARSGVRVNAVCPGLVSTAMTDEWYSAEEREEMRRHTALGRWADPGEIAACVAFLASEDASYVTGRAMKVDAGYV, from the coding sequence ATGCGGGGACTTCAGGGGAAGACGGCAGTGGTCACGGGCGGGGCGTCCGGTATCGGTCGCGCGACCTGTCACCGACTCGCCGAGGAGGGGTGCGACGTCGTCGTGACGGACGTGGACGCGGCGGGCGGCGAGGAGACGGTCCGTCGAATCGAGGCGGACGACGCCGTCGGCGCGACGGCCGAGTTCCGCCACCTCGACGTCTCGGAGTACGGCGAGTTCGAGGACGTCCTGTTCGAGGCCGCGGACCGCCACGGCGGACTGGACGTCCTCTTCAACAACGCCGGCGTCGGCGAAGCGCGCTCCTTCCGCGAGACGACGCCCGACCACCGGGACGACCTCGTCGAGGTGAACCTGTACGGGGTCTGGAACGGCTGTCACGCGGCGCTCCCGATTCTCGAGGAGGGCGACGGCGGCGCGATAATCAACACGTCGTCGATGGCCGGGTGGCACCCGGCGCCCATCACCACCTACGCGATGACGAAGGCCGCGGTGCTCCACTTCACGCGCTCCGTGGCGGGGGAGTTCGCCCGGTCGGGCGTCCGCGTCAACGCGGTCTGCCCGGGCCTCGTCAGCACCGCGATGACCGACGAGTGGTACTCCGCGGAGGAACGCGAGGAGATGCGGCGACACACGGCGCTCGGGCGGTGGGCCGACCCGGGGGAGATCGCCGCCTGCGTCGCCTTCCTCGCCAGCGAGGACGCCTCCTACGTCACCGGGCGGGCGATGAAGGTGGACGCGGGGTACGTCTGA